In Sulfitobacter guttiformis, the genomic stretch TCGATCGGCTTTCCCACAAGATCAAGCCGCGAAACCGTCACAAAATGCCTGCGCAGTTGCGCGGGCGCAGACACCCGTTCGCAATAATGCGGGATCACATGCACTGATGCGGCAGGCGTCACGTCGGCCTCAATCTGCGCCTTATGCACACCAGTGGATGTGATGATGGCCTCTCCTTTGAAATTCTCGATTAGAAATTTCGAGCGGGGGACGATTTTCCCGTTCGGTCCTCGGTGATCTGCATGCAAAAACAGCGCACGCCGCGCTTTGGTCACAGGCGACAGATATGCCGATGTTACCCCGTCGAAAAATACGACTGCGTCGCCCCAGCCGATCATCTCGAAGATGTTTTGCTGAAATATCCGCTCCATCCGGCAGATTGTTCCGGTTACCAGATTTCTGCCGATCACAAATTTTCCTTCGTGGGTTTTGGCCCAGCGGACCGCCCGGCCGCTTACATAATCAGTCGTCTCGATTATACCGCCGCCCTTGTGCACCTTCAGCTGGTGCACCAATCCGTCGATGAGGGTAAAGCGTTGCTCACCCGCGCTGTTTGGCACTGTGCGCTTCGTGATGGTGCCTAACGTCGTGTGTTTCGTACGGTCAAGCATCACGAGAACGCCGTCCTGCAGATAGGTGGTTTTGCTCCTGCTGACTTGCGTTTCATCAAAATGCGGAAAATCTTCGAACGGCGCGATCCCTGCTGCGAGTGCCGCAGCATGACATGCCTCGGGAACAGTAAGATTACGCACGCCTGACGCAATGATCCCTCCGTCCTGAAGCTGGGAAAATTTAAGTTTCTGGTTCGGATTATGGTCAAGGTTGAGGATTACAGGATCAAATTCTGCCATTTCCGCAAGCGCGTTCATCCGCCTGTAGATGGCCCGCACCTTGCCACCTCCGCCGAGCCCGATCCGTTCGAAGATGCTGTAGACCTTCGTCACGCGAAGGCTCGCACAATTGGTGCGCCTTGATCCCTCATATCTTGGCGGCGGCATGCGCCACCGCCGCTGAAGAGTGCTGCGAAAGCTCCGCAGCACGCTCTATCTTGCGCACCAGTGCGGCGTAGTGCGGCTCACCCCCTTCGGCCAGAAAGGCAAACCATTTAGACAGGATCACTTCGGCACGCGCCGCATCTACCGGCACGTGACTGTTGCGGATATGCGCCATCGCCATGCTAATCGGCTCGGAATCGTGGCCGTCAATCTTTATCGAGATGTATCCCATTCCCGAATTATCCACGACGGCAGGAAATCGTTTATGCAGTGCATTGTGCCCAAAGGAAAATATCGTCCGCTCGTCGTGCACGCGGATTGCCGTGCCCATGCTGTTGAACGGCAGATGCGCCTGATAGACGAACATCGCATCGTCAGCTGCATATTTTGTGATAACCAGGCCGTTGGACCGCGAATATCCGACAGGTATTATATCGCCCAATCGCATCATATAGCGGCGCAACTCGTTGACATAATCATGTGACAGACAATCATCGTCATCAATGCGAAAATTGACCAAAGGCCGCCCTGCCGCATCGTTCAGCTCTGATAGTCTGGGCCAGATCGCGGCGTGCACGCTGGTCTCGGACGACACTACCAGTTCGAGGTTTGGATGATCGCCACAAAGGGTGCGCAGCCGTGACAGATAAGGCGCGGGCATGATGTCAGACGTCAGCACCAGA encodes the following:
- a CDS encoding glycosyltransferase, which gives rise to MPPPRYEGSRRTNCASLRVTKVYSIFERIGLGGGGKVRAIYRRMNALAEMAEFDPVILNLDHNPNQKLKFSQLQDGGIIASGVRNLTVPEACHAAALAAGIAPFEDFPHFDETQVSRSKTTYLQDGVLVMLDRTKHTTLGTITKRTVPNSAGEQRFTLIDGLVHQLKVHKGGGIIETTDYVSGRAVRWAKTHEGKFVIGRNLVTGTICRMERIFQQNIFEMIGWGDAVVFFDGVTSAYLSPVTKARRALFLHADHRGPNGKIVPRSKFLIENFKGEAIITSTGVHKAQIEADVTPAASVHVIPHYCERVSAPAQLRRHFVTVSRLDLVGKPIDECIEAFCRIMTEFPQVDYLIYGSGAGAAQLEAQIARLGCGGRVMLAGYTNAPLPVFQGALASVYPTTTEGFGLSILEALSNGCPVISYDVNYGPREMIESGRNGILVPRGDIAAIAEAMRRVLSTPERFQRETSGGLERYTREAYLNNYRNFVTTLAATPLAD
- a CDS encoding glycosyltransferase, producing the protein MIPLLEPAIGICRFSFCGKGDWRSSRGATTPDEIDAMRALNAETLYASGRMALRFYLFENFLLPSLRAQSDKNYVCLVLTSDIMPAPYLSRLRTLCGDHPNLELVVSSETSVHAAIWPRLSELNDAAGRPLVNFRIDDDDCLSHDYVNELRRYMMRLGDIIPVGYSRSNGLVITKYAADDAMFVYQAHLPFNSMGTAIRVHDERTIFSFGHNALHKRFPAVVDNSGMGYISIKIDGHDSEPISMAMAHIRNSHVPVDAARAEVILSKWFAFLAEGGEPHYAALVRKIERAAELSQHSSAAVAHAAAKI